A stretch of the Jatrophihabitans sp. genome encodes the following:
- a CDS encoding GNAT family N-acetyltransferase → MAERGAIRVLADSVQDRPQPAPGVRAARVIRSAEVTAELAAGLAALSRQAYAGSDPLPGLPAPDGQFETPQQVLATLDPAGRVYLVQDGPGRLLAALRVSPAPGCWRISRISVLPAARGRGLLGWLLDAVAGDARQQGVAWLELDAVVERCLPPLYARLGFDVRSSWPSPDKPLSEVTMRRPTAGPAGPVPLGWSNALLGEHRAVVTWFLRGSTLLRISRPASGDPLADAAGAAGRIEHADALLAGLDLSRQDPDHLDRIEVSHAGRTRPEHLMPRRRNADTLALWRPAPGREVAIGDLWAGGTP, encoded by the coding sequence ATGGCTGAGCGGGGCGCGATCCGCGTGCTTGCCGACAGCGTCCAGGACCGTCCGCAGCCGGCTCCGGGCGTGCGCGCTGCCCGGGTGATCCGGTCGGCGGAGGTCACCGCCGAGCTGGCTGCCGGGCTCGCCGCGCTCAGCAGGCAGGCCTACGCCGGCTCGGACCCGTTGCCGGGCCTGCCCGCGCCGGACGGGCAGTTCGAGACGCCGCAGCAGGTGCTGGCCACCCTGGACCCGGCCGGCCGGGTCTACCTCGTGCAGGACGGCCCGGGTCGGCTGCTCGCGGCCCTGCGGGTGAGCCCGGCGCCCGGTTGCTGGCGGATCAGCCGGATCTCGGTGCTGCCGGCGGCTCGCGGCCGGGGGCTGCTCGGGTGGTTGCTGGACGCGGTGGCCGGCGACGCGCGCCAGCAGGGCGTCGCCTGGCTGGAGCTGGACGCGGTCGTCGAGCGGTGCCTGCCGCCGCTGTACGCCCGGCTGGGCTTCGACGTCCGGTCCAGCTGGCCCAGCCCGGACAAGCCGCTGTCGGAGGTGACCATGCGACGGCCCACCGCCGGGCCGGCCGGACCGGTGCCGCTCGGCTGGTCGAACGCGCTGCTGGGCGAGCACCGGGCAGTGGTGACCTGGTTCTTGCGGGGTAGCACGCTGCTGCGGATCAGCCGGCCGGCCAGCGGGGACCCGCTCGCCGACGCCGCCGGCGCGGCCGGCCGGATCGAGCATGCCGACGCGCTGCTGGCCGGGCTGGACCTGAGCCGGCAGGACCCCGATCACCTCGACCGGATCGAGGTCTCACACGCCGGCCGGACCCGCCCCGAGCACCTGATGCCGCGCCGCCGGAACGCGGACACGCTCGCCCTGTGGCGCCCGGCGCCGGGACGCGAAGTGGCGATCGGCGACCTGTGGGCGGGAGGAACGCCATGA